Part of the Mixophyes fleayi isolate aMixFle1 chromosome 12, aMixFle1.hap1, whole genome shotgun sequence genome is shown below.
CTCTTCCTATAATCTGACTAATTTGAAGCTATATGTGGATTCAGCTTTCCTCAATTAAAGGAGCGCTGCTGTCGGGAGTCCCATGTCTTGTCTAAGTCCCCCGCCCCCCTCCTTTATGTCCCTTCCTcattacaatacaaaaaataaacctcacactctgatttatcattcaatagtTGGTATATAATATGTTGTTACAGTTCTGATCTCCTAATTGAATGTGCACTTTACTTGCCTTCATTTTTGTGTATATTGTTTAGCCAGGACTGCTTCACATTGGCTTTCTACATTGTATGTATACCTTGTGTGCTGGTActctataaataaagttattaaaaaaaacaaaaaagtggacGCAATGCAAACAACATGTTTAGGACAGTGCttatcatcatgatttatttatacagtgccagcattttccatagtgctttacaactgggaacaaaacagtaataaaacaataatgggtattacagacagaaagagataagagggccctgctcacaatctataggacaatagagGTTTGATATATGAGAATTAAGTGCTACATACTAAATATTGGTCCAGACAGATTGCTAAGGTAAAAACtgtttagtgggctatatgatccagtcacacaacaatgttggtcagaggtctGCACTGTGTAAAGTGAGGTAATAGGGTACCATAGGAAGGTTAAGAGTGTGGTTgaagaattttataagcttgcctaaagaggtgggttttcagagagcacttgaaggtttgaagactagaggaaagcctTATTGTGTAAGAGGGGAAATCCACACTGTGAGTGCAGCCTACAAAAAAGTCCTGCAACTGGGAAAGAGAGCATGTAATGAGTGTGATAAGGAAAAGAGGAAAGTAAAACTAAGGAAATTATACAGAGAAATATAAACCAAAGTGCGCAGAAGAAAATGGGAGCAGTCTATTAGTGCTGAAACTGTGTATGAAGGGGCCACCATTGGGCACCAGAGGAGAAGATTGTGACACCAAAATACACCCTTTAAGGCTATTTTACACATTTAAcccctatttttaatttttttttaaatccaatgGTGTGTTATTCTATTAagtctataaaaatgtatttcattaatgatttttaataaatatatatattctattgatTTACAATAAGTCACTATTTCTTTAAACTGCAAGTTCTGACAAGCAGCACCCTCTTTTCTTTTGTTATGATTTTCATTTGCATAAGCACCTTTTAGTAACTACATCCCTGTGTCAAAAGTTAGCTCTTTAGAAATACCAGATTGTAATAATACCTTTGTTATCTTTCTCCAGTTTTTCTTTCAGACTTTTTCTCCAGTCCATTCTAGGGCGATTTTTCTACAAAGAAGACATAAGTTAACAAACACCAACATTCCAAAACACTGTACAGTCCATCATATTCCCTCATTTAGGTTTTGagtaattttttaattttgttgaacCTAAAAAGCTGAGATGAGCCCACAGAGAAGGCAGTCTTTacagttactaggaaccagtaTCTCACGGTTTCCTAATGAACTGATCTGCAATCTAATGAATGTGAGTTCATATTGCCAAACGGTGGCTGCCAATGTGTGTCAGTGGTATTTAGTTTACGGCTTTAAAGTTCATGACTAACCATTCTCTCCAATTTGCCCCAACACCCATTAAACCACTTCCCTCATATCAAATTCCTTACTTGGTTCTTTATTTTTTGTCCCGAACAAACTGCCTTTGCAGATTCTACCACCGCCGGACTGGGCGATAACCTGTGTTCTCGCCTTTCACTTAACAGTCTTCTTCTTCGTTCTTCAGTGTTCCattttctctctcctcctcccacaTTTACTGGCAGATCATGACAGGAGATGGTGCAAGGTAACAGAGGCAGCAGCAGCAACTGTTTGATTCAGAAGAACTTGGGGGGAAACATTAATTGAGAACAGTAGTCCAGTAGGTGTTAGGATGAAGGGGGCAATCAGTCACTTtaacctataaataaataatacaaaatttaCAATGGTAAACTTCATGATTACTGAAATTCTTATTCTCCATACAATTCTAATAAATAACTTCATGTACCTGTAACtccaaataaaattatatatatacaccttattctttccacAAAAAGGCTACTttcactttacatacacacactggcTGTGTTGGCTTATGTGCTGGCTAATGCACTGCTCTTACCCACAGCATATATTCAGATTGCATTAACATGCAAGTTATAGATACCACATTCCAATACAAAAGAACATATTACATATATTGCGTTTCTCACACTCATTCCTCTCCAGAATaagaacatacatacattcagTAGATTTCCCGATGTAGTCTTTTACACTACTGGTTACTATGAAACACCCCAGCTAAGTCTTCACAACAATTCACTCATTAGAACGTCACTTCCTTACTTTCTCATCGCCCTCCCAACAACATCAAGACACAAATAGTTGTAGCTTCTGCCTGTATATGTCTCCAGTCCTGTATTATATAAGACAGAAGGGAATCGTATTTCCGTAGACCTCCTTCAATTTGAAGCATAACGTTGGCTACACTAAAATGGCGCCTGTTACTGGAGACATAAAATATTTGTCAGCTTATGTCCTCTCTAACCGAGTCTTGAAAAGTAAGCGACGGTTTAATTGGCTCTTATGGAGCATGCTCCAGAAGTGAATGCGGGGTGTGCTGTAGACATGTGGTTACAAGGAGAGAGGCATCGGAGTGCAGCTTGGTATACTGTGTGATTGCATTGGGTATGCTATATACAATGGATTTCCTTACACGTGATACCTGCTTTGGTTTTCAGTACAAATGATCTTACTTGTACTTGCTGCCAATACTCTATATAAGAGGATTACAAGGGGAAGAGGTCAGCATGTTATCCCTCCAGTTGTGCTGCAGGACATTGCCTAGGCAGATAAACAAATTGGCAATGTCTCTGGCTTCTGTAGCCTATATGCCTTGCATTAATAGAGCACAAATATACAGTTCTCTTCAGAAAATCAGTACATCATGCAGTGTCAAAGCAGGTGTAGATGAGGAtggttattacaataaatattcaaAGCAACCCAAAAGGGCGACCTACAAGACCGGTTCCTCTTTGTTTGCTGCTGGTGCAGCTGAAAAAAGGGCAGAAAAAAACAGTATTGCTAATGGCAAGCTCTCCCCTGTACGCTCACAGAACATTAAAATAACTTTGCCCTCTGTGCCGCTGAGTACTAATGATTGGGGCAAACTAAAAGAAGAATATAACTGTTATACAAACTTTGAAGAGCTTGTAATAGAACAGATGATTAAAAATAAGTCGGATATAAATATTGCAAAGTCCCTACTGGCTTTTGTGGCAGAAAGAAATGGTGATATAAGCTACAAGTTACTTTTGAAGTATTTGGTGATATGTGTACACCAGAATGATAGCAATGAGATTTGTGATGTTTATGATATCATGAAAACAAAATTTGTGACTTTGGATACTGGAGCGTACAGTTTGTTTATTAAAGGTTTTAGCCAAAGTGATCGCTGGAGAGACTCGTTCGCTTCTctggaaaacattaaaaaaaatgctgctcCTACTGCAAGGAATTATGGAGAATGTATTAAGGCGGCTCTTAAACATGGAGAGGAGAAGCTGGCTTGGACACTGTACAATGAAATGCTGCAAAGTGACTTGACACCTCTGGAGGATACTATTCAGTGTCTATTTGATACTGACCAGAACATACAGGATGGTAATGCAAGAAGCAGCTTGATTCGTATCCTTGGATATTTTAGAGAAAATCAAATCTATCCTGGAGAATCTCTGATGAAAAGTATAAAGTCCTGGTTTGAAAGGTAATATAGGTAAATCTATCCCATATATAGGGCCGCTAAATCTAAAAAGCAAATTGTCTTTTATAAACACTAATGTCATGTACAGTCAAAATATTTACAGGGCTTAGGACAGTGGTtgccaaactttctcagttctagGCCCCCttggggtctccataattttttcaaggcacccctaagataaaaaaaaatgcagagcagtcctgttttctAATTAGTTGTCTCAAAATAGcacaataagtatttaggtcaggacagtaatacttattaagttgtttgcaaaaataatacacataaatccaaggaaagaatatttttatatatttttttcaattatatttcaaaGAACACGTTATGGTACTCATTAattagatcaaacaaaataaagcaataatatatacaaaaatgtgcttGGTTATTAAAGAATGTTGTAAAAATACCAAGCTTATTTATTAATGGAATGTGTGCGCCTTTTGTGTACTACACAACGTATCAAACATTGGAAACAGCTTGATACTGTCACTCTTATTTGCTGTtccacattgatttttgaacGGTACTTGCTTTTTATGACAGCTACAGCTGAAAAACCCAGCTTCACATGTATATGTTGTTGAAAATTGAGCAAGGATTCGCTGTGCTTTATTACACTGGGACCTATTATCATACTGTCCCCcgcatcacactgtgtccccttcaccatcacactgtgtccccttcaccatcacactgtgtccccttcaccatcacactgcgccccttcattaTCACGCTGTTTCCTGCTTCATGGCAGTGCTTCCCCTCTGttctttttacttaccttttacttggCCGCCTTTCTTCTGCCATTATTTTCTTCCTCTTCTTGCTACTACTTTTCAGTGTTtttgctcctctctgcgccgctacTCTTTGAAAATGTCGGATGTGACAGACAGTGAGGAGGAAAGAGGAGGCCCAGCGCTTCGGTGCACggcttgggaaccactggcttaggacattgcatttacatttgttattaatccttttttacttatttatttgcaaaatgtgGTTAGAAAAAGCTGACTGCAGTGTCGTTCAATATGGATTACTGACTAAGACAGCAATGGGCAACCTGATGCACTTCAGGGGGTTACATGGGTGACCCTGTAAatgccacacattacccttaatctcagtaataagttaaaacaatacatttaatggaagacacctatctgtaataacatatcaggcattttagacaaatgttacaagctataacaaacatatcTAACAATAAAGACTTAGGGGGCAGCATGCAGCTCTCCACTAATGGAATTCCccaccacgcccaatcaggctttcccacagccttcaaatattagACATTCTCTAGAAACCTCTTTTTTAAagtttaccttatccctgatgttgcttttcacactaatgcaccctcacgcCTGTCCCAATCTCAGCTGTAAGCCacactctcctcctctcctcttgtttcagctgtgccctcttccacttagagtgTAGGCTctataatgagcagggtcctccataccctttgttttcatgtctgcatttattttgtctgtctgttatgtctttgttttatgtatgtcctgttttcgcTACTCCGCTCTGGAACACTGTGGAGTCTTACAAAACTACGATAATAAGAGACTGACTTCCTGAAGTTGGGGAAAGGAGTATGATGAAACAAAAGACAAATAGCAACCAAAGGATTTGATCCGTATCTGAAACAActcttggggggtatatttactaaactgcaggtttgaaaaagtggagatgttgcctataacaaccagattgtaattatttatttagtacattctacaaaatgacagctagaatctgattggttgttataggcaacatctccactttttcaaacccgcagtttagtaaatataccccttggacttttTTGGGCGACTTGTCTCTTGGTTGGGCATACAGGGATCCATGGTATACTGGTTAATTGCTTTGGTGGATGTTCTCCAGTCTTCTGCTAGAGGGCAGATGTAAGGGTGTTAGGAAATCCTTGTGACTGAGACCTCATGTGCTCATGCACTTTTCCCCAGGGACTTTCAacatgcattttaaaagtgtCTCAATGCACAGGTCCAAAAATTAAAGTTATTCAATGCACCAATACACGTGTTCCAACAAGCAATTTATGTAATTTGCATCTCACCAAATTTTGTTATGCTCCTGGTACTTCTGAGAGGTGCTCCACTTGCATCCATGTTAGcaatataataacaatacatttaattcatCAAACATAAGAACACTACACAACTTCATACATTGGGTGAGTGAGCTAAAAGCAAAGATTGCAGTATTTCACTTCCCACAATGACTGCAGTCACAGGCTGAGGACATTATGGGGCGACAGGATGTACCTCTCTGCTAGATAATCTATTTAATACAGATGGGTTTGGTAATGGCGCTACCTAAACCTACCTTTCTATTTAACTTACATGTAAACACTCCCTTAAAAATGGTGGCTGCCATATTTTGGTTTCCTGTTTTTAATGTGAATCTGAAAGAAAGTGAAATAGATACAGATGCAGAATAGCGCAGTAATTATCCTCCTCTGATGAAGTCCAACTAAGGGCGAAGCGTGTAGGGATTAATCCATGACATAATACCATACCGTACTCTGAATATTCTACATTCTAGCCATTGGGATTTCTTTCATCAGCCAACAACTCCTTTGAGGAAGCTGTGGCTGTTTTTTTGCAGCTTAGCACCTTCTGACTTTAAGTCACCCCAGAAAAgctgtttatgtattttaattatgtatgtgtgtcttATGTAAGTGATATTAAAGTTTTGTTTTGCATATACTACACTATACAGTTCTTCTTGTCCATGTTTTCTCTGAACATTTTAAGGTACCATGATTAATCCATAGGGAGAAACGGAGGACTTCAAGATCATTACACTACAAATATGCCTGATTATTTATCACCTTCGGTATACAATCACTTTGCAGGATCTTTATCAATGGCCATGGTAGATTATATTGAGTGTTAGCTGTCCTATAGCATGGATTGtgcttatatataatacacattctAAAATACTGCTAGGTACACGCATTTTACTACTGTATTCTAGTGTGTaatttctttatgtattttgaTTATTCCCATAGAATCCCCAATGAAACGTGGAGAGGGCAGCTTACAAAGGTCACAGTCAGGTAAGCCGTCATAACTTAGGAGAAGTGTATAAATTCTTGGACTTTCATGACCACTGCACCTAAAATGTGAAATAATTCCAATGCTAAAACTTTTGTTTTGGGCAAAATTAGGTTCAATAAGAGAAAGAAGAAAATCTCACCACCacttagcacggtggctaagtggttagcacttctgccttacagcactggggttatgagttcaatccctgaccatggccttatctgtgaggagtttgtatgttctccccgtgtttgcgtgggtttcctccgggtgctccggtttcctcccacactccaaaaaagcatactggtaggttaattggctgctaaccaattgactctagtctctgtgtgtgttaggaaagttagactgtaagcaccaatggggcagggactgatgtgagtgagcgctgaagaattagtggcgctatataaatggtggtaacaataataattatttgtgcTTCTCAAATGTAGCAGTTCTTGTGCTTCTTCTGTTTATATGAAACAGAATGTCCTCTCCTCTGCTCAAACTGGCTTTTTTCAGACTGGTAGCAAGGTGCTCCACACAGCTCGGTATTGTTAGAGGCAGCGCAGGATTGGAGAAGCAGTCAAGTGTTCTTGATTTATTTATCTGGCCTAATGCCACCTAAATAATTTTGGATATGAATTCTCCAATAGTGTCTTGTGTTAGATTGACTTGGCCACTAAATCTAAACTAGACGTTGACTCTTATAAGATATATGCtaataattttcactaatataAATGTAAGCATTTCGGGAACTTTTTAGGCATAAAGCTGTGACCATAGATGTGTTCTGCAGCACACCTGAAGTCCTAGCTGAATGAAATAAGTACTATAGGGTCCATCGCCTCATAATGATAGGggtcattatcttttattttccaGGCTACGTGGTATTTTGCAACCTTATCATTGAAGTACATTGCTTTTTGAGCAGGAGCACTATCTGGTCAGCTTGGATTGTACTCCTGTGATCTTGTCTATAAGCTTGATTGTGTTCAACCACAATCTTGTTATTTAGAGCaagaccaccatatgtggaaacTGTTGGATGCGTTTGAGATTATGCAATTTAGTCATTCAGACACCAAATAATTACTATAGATTTTAAAGGCATTTTCTGCAATATGAACACTTTGCCACTCTGGTGCTAATCTTGCCCTATGCGTCCTTATTTAAGGGTATGTCAGGTCATGCTCCAAACATGTTTTTTTGTGACTCCCAATATGGGTATTCTGGAGTCAGCGTGGTAGAGAAAATAAATTGCTCTTGTCTGTTTAGGTGGAAGCATTCATGCCCTTTCAATCTGGGGCATTTTCCTTGGGGAAGTAAGATGAAATGTTTGGATAAAGTGGCAtaagtcttgggggtatatttactaaactgtgagttcgaaaactggagatgttgcctatagcaaccaatcagattctagctgacattttgtacaatgtactaaataaatgacaactagaatctgattggttgctataggcaacatctccactttttcaaacccacagcttagtaaatattacCCCTAGATATTTGAAATATCAAGTCTTGGGCATTAGacttttttcttcaatttcagCAAATGAAACTAGAGAACATTCATCTTAAACAAGTTGAAACCTAGTGATGCCAATGACCATACAGGGATGGGAAAATTCATCTTGGGTGTTTTGTTGGAATAATTAGTGGGTATGAAGTGGGCTCATTGTGGACGCATGTTCTGACAGCTTtaatttaacatttatattttgaatAGGCTTACTCTGTGCCGAGTGTTTGCTAAAGCTTGTTGGGAGGGTATGAACCCCACGTGATATGGATTGATTAGGCAAGAGGTAATTGAGCCAATTGGGTAACACCTTGGCGAAAAATTATAAGGTCTGTATTATGCAGTGATATTGGTGAGAAAAGGGTATTGAAAAACACTTCTTAACCCATATTGGGATTATAGTTTGCTATTTAGAATAATATAAAACACTTTTCTATGTGTCTTGGACTACGGCCATTCAAAAGTGAGATAACTATTTAAAGAACTACCACTCCATTATGGTTGTTGTGTAAAGACCTAGAGAAAGATGTAAAGCATAGGGatatatgtttaatttaaatGCATCTCTTGaataagaacaatgccacccctaaTGCTACTGGATAGTTCAGTAGATCATGGACCTTTTTTGGGGGGCAAGTCTACACATTAACTTTCGCTGTAACAAGCATGATGGCCGTGTTTAGATAAAAACTTTGATAGCCCATTAGTATTAGTTTTGTGACGCTAACCATTGAATGGGGTGTAGGGATGAGGAAATAAGGACAGAGGGGGAAAAGGACCACCTCTAAAATTTGGGGAGAAGTGGGGGTGATTGGTAGCGCTGAGTTCTACTTGTAGTGAAGAAAAACCTATTAGGTGCAACTATGTAAGTTACTTGCTATTACAAGGCCAAATTTGACAGTAAACTATTTAcataaggggctagatttactaagctgcgggtttgaaaaagtggggatgttgcctatagcaaccaatcagattctagctgtcattttgtagaaggtgctaaataaatgaaagatagaatctgattggttgctataggcaacatccccactttttcaaacccgcagcttagtaaatctagcccaaggtctcAACCTAAAATCTCTTCATTTTGACCCTCATGGTGTTCCAGGGTTTGCAGTCCTTGTGGTGAGTTCTTCCAGTTCTGTTTTAAGCCCTATCTGGATTTCCGATGTGACGGTCTCTTATATATCTAGTCAGACCCTACAGAAAGTCAATATATCACCCTTTGAGACTGAGATGAGACCGCTCTCTTTCTCCCGGCCATGTAATGCACTCGGGGAAGATGGCGGTGTGAGTGCTCTGTCTCATGAACTATTGAGAGATCTTCAATAGGACACTtttttggttttatctgacatctgctgcattgtggtgggttTGAAACCAAACAGCCCTTGTTAATAGTAACAACTAACAGCCCAGAATAAGAGATGTCCGCCAAGTGATCCTAACCAGAAGTCCTATTTTATCCCTATTGAACAAGATTGTAACCAGCTTCTCGAGAGTCTGCAATGACTGATAAGAAGAAACTACATAAATAAGTTCCTGTATTTTAATTTGACAAATGACAGAAACACTTTATACAACATCCAGAGTTGTATATGTAAGCATTTTATGGGTTGAGCAAAACTGAAGATGTTTGACATAAGGCAGTGATCTAAGCAAGCATTTTTCTTATAATACCACATTTACTGTCAGATTATCATAGGTTGCAAGAATACATACAAAGCTCTTGTCATGTTCCCGTAGTAATTGCCTATGTACTTCTGAGTTTCGCAAGATGCCCCGTTATGTACCATTAAACCGAAAATACAAGACCATCCAATATAAACATATTGGATGGTCTTGTAATTTTCGGTTTAATGGTATATAAGGCAGGGTTGAAAAATCGAGGTTGCCATGACTAAGAAAACGCAACCTGGCAACCAGAGCATGCCACATTTCTGCCCTCAACCCTTTAGGGGGCTGATTGGGGATGCAGGCTGGAACAGTGCATTAATTTGGGGGGTGCAGGCTAGGGACCTGCACTGATTTGTGGGCACAGACTTGTGTAATGTGTAACATGCCTCAATCCTATTTACTTATGCAAGTCTTGCATCCTGTTTTTTACAAAATTGCTGGTTCCTAACTTCCATATTAATTTGTCCTAGCCAGCTTTAAGAAATAAGAAAGATGTTTAGGTGATTAGTGATGGCTAATTGAATATATGGCCTCCTAGAAGTTAGCCTAGCCCACTTATAGATGGTAGCAAAGTATAATGCAGATTTGTGCCCACTTACACAACTAGACTCCCTAGTCTAATGATTTTATAAAGTATATAATGGAAGGAGTGAAACGGAAGGTAAAGGGCATCTAACTGGGCACATCAACAAGGTAAATTGAAAAACTGACAAAAATTGGGAATGTTCAGTCTAAGTTTACCCAGGGACTCTCTAACTTACTGAAGATGTTAGGACTTTAAAAAGGTTTGTCTTATATAGTGATTAGTCTCATTTATTGAATTATATTGAATTGGAACGCATAGTTAGATTAATACATATCCGTTTTAATTGTTTGGAGGAGCAAGAGAGTCTGTGTGGCAGCTCTATGAGCATTAATTACTCCATGGTCCATGATATTAAATTGCCAGTATAATCATGATTGTTAACACCACTGTGTAAGGGGCCTTCACTGAGGTGAGTAATATACAATATCAGAATGCCATGTtagcagaggcagaactagtgagctgtgggcccttgtgtggggaggagggaactggggccaaCGGCTCactagttctctgtgcagtgggccccattatctccatgggtcccgGTGCACCGGGTTGGGTACCAGTTTGACTCTGATGACAACGACTATACcgacaaaaaaaatctgattcgAAGAATGACTATAACAAAATGCAGACTTACTGTAAAAATGACAGTGTACATCACCGACATGCTTCCGCTATATACCGAAGGCTGGCAATGCCCCCAGTTTGTATTTACGTCACTTAGCATAGCGACTTGCAGTTTcctgtatttaaagcggcaatgccaacaGCCAAAGAttaaggattagggttaggattactgttggggttagggttatggttaag
Proteins encoded:
- the PRORP gene encoding mitochondrial ribonuclease P catalytic subunit, with amino-acid sequence MLSLQLCCRTLPRQINKLAMSLASVAYMPCINRAQIYSSLQKISTSCSVKAGVDEDGYYNKYSKQPKRATYKTGSSLFAAGAAEKRAEKNSIANGKLSPVRSQNIKITLPSVPLSTNDWGKLKEEYNCYTNFEELVIEQMIKNKSDINIAKSLLAFVAERNGDISYKLLLKYLVICVHQNDSNEICDVYDIMKTKFVTLDTGAYSLFIKGFSQSDRWRDSFASLENIKKNAAPTARNYGECIKAALKHGEEKLAWTLYNEMLQSDLTPLEDTIQCLFDTDQNIQDGNARSSLIRILGYFRENQIYPGESLMKSIKSWFERIPNETWRGQLTKVTVSGHCRVCKQQLESIHLKPDEYSTLKTAVIDRIIKGEDTFRKTTPHELQTFLEFVNSKPPYDIVVDGLNVAFLLKRKTLSKTLLDVVSCLAVKGKRILVLGRKHMLINSKQWLKEDMRSLQKCADCFFLDNISLDDPFLLYACLSSGSHCCFLTRDLLRDHKACLPDTEMQHLFFKWQRGHQLVIPSSSQDVQLWPVPCYDTAVQTTEFSWHIPYDEAGVKRATYEVPNTWLCLKKAP